In a genomic window of Glycine max cultivar Williams 82 chromosome 13, Glycine_max_v4.0, whole genome shotgun sequence:
- the LOC100804569 gene encoding uncharacterized protein gives MFFFAESPNDILKPRRNIEPSLSLSLPLSSLSLWEEQSRRSNRKQNHRTHSEPPVLRSSGAKNRSATRTAPPRPKTAPLHMCPSRMGATLLRPAAIAAATAAIDNYVNTTYSDCSDFSDYSLALNLVLRFCQAKKQYHHSAFNGSSVEQPLKCNPTHPRSTVSLLNFRDCRLSFDNGSFEGTSRIKVGSGKGRKVCLTVTGVVIAIVLLIVILALTVFKAKHPVTIVDSTKLEDFHVSLDPVKLRVDLNVTLGVDVSVKNPNKVGFQYSDSAAHLNYRGQLIGEVPISAGEISSGETKGFNLTHTIMADRLLSNSQLLSDVTSGTLPLSTFVRMSGKVSILGFIKVHVVSSTSCDVAINLSNGTVGNQECQYKTKL, from the exons atgtttttttttgctgaatccCCTAATGATATATTGAAACCGCGCCGCAACATAgagccctctctctctctctccctccctctctcTTCCCTCTCTCTCTGGGAAGAACAAAGTAGAAGAAGCAACAGAAAACAGAACCACCGAACCCACTCAGAACCACCAGTGCTTCGAAGTAGCGGCGCAAAAAACCGCTCTGCAACCCGCACCGCTCCGCCGCGACCCAAAACTGCGCCGCTACACATGTGCCCGTCGCGGATGGGTGCCACTCTGCTCCGCCCTGCTGCTATAGCGGCCGCAACGGCTGCTATTGACAACTATGTTAACACCACTTATTCTGATTGTTCAGACTTCAGTGACTATTCCCTTGCATTGAAT TTAGTTCTTCGGTTCTGTCAAGCAAAAAAGCAATACCATCACTCCGCTTTTAATGGCAGTTCCGTTGAACAGCCTTTAAAGTGTAATCCTACGCATCCCCGTTCAACAGTTTCTCTTCTCAATTTTCGTGACTGCCGACTATCATTTGATAACGGATCCTTTGAAG GAACAAGCAGAATAAAGGTAGGATCTGGTAAAGGGAGAAAAGTGTGCCTGACGGTGACAGGTGTTGTGATTGCAATTGTATTGCTAATTGTGATACTAGCGTTGACAGTGTTCAAAGCCAAGCATCCTGTTACCATAGTGGACTCAACGAAGCTAGAGGACTTTCACGTGAGCTTGGATCCAGTAAAACTAAGGGTAGATTTGAATGTGACCTTGGGAGTGGATGTCTCAGTGAAGAACCCGAACAAGGTGGGATTCCAGTATTCAGACAGCGCTGCCCACCTCAATTACAGAGGGCAGCTGATAGGTGAAGTCCCGATCTCTGCCGGAGAGATTTCATCCGGTGAGACCAAAGGATTCAATCTCACCCACACCATTATGGCCGACCGTTTGCTCTCCAATTCTCAGCTTTTATCTGATGTCACATCTGGTACATTGCCCCTAAGCACTTTCGTGAGGATGTCTGGGAAAGTCAGCATCTTAGGCTTTATCAAAGTCCATGTGGTTTCCTCCACTTCTTGTGATGTTGCAATTAATCTTTCTAATGGAACTGTTGGGAACCAAGAGTGCCAATACAAGACAAAACTTTGA